The DNA segment CCGCGCCGAGACCGACGAGACGGTCGCGCTGCCCTGATGGCTGCACGCCAGCGAACCCGCCTTGACGACGACCGCCGTCCCCGCCATCAGCCGACCCGCAGCACGGTGCCGGGCGCCGGAGCCTCGGGGTCCTGCGCGGCGACTTGCCCGGACAGCTCCGTCAGGACCTGGATCGCCCCACTGATGCGCAGCAGCGTTTCGCGGATCGACACCTCCTGCGCGACGAGCTCCTGCAGCCGGCGTTGGCCGACGTCGTACTCACGCTGCAGTTCGGCGAGCCGGGTCAGCGCCTGCTCGGTCATCGCGTCCCCTCCGCTGGGTTCTGTCATGTCCACCTCTCCTTTTGCTCTTCCGCCCGGCTCAGGCCTCGGTGATCGGCGCCCAGTACAGGTGCGCGGGCCGGTTCTGCTCGACGACGTCGCCGATGTTGGCCATGACGCGCTGCAGGAGCAGGGACCGCTGGTTCGGGTCGTCGGGAAGGTCGTCCCCGACGAAGTGGACGACGACGTCGAACCGGAACGGGTCGAGCCGCGGCCACACCGGGTTGATCGACGGCGGCGCCGGCAGTCCCGGATCGCAGATCACCAGTCGGTCGCTGTCGCGAACCATCCCCGTGGGGTAGACCATCGAGCCCGGCTCACTGATACGGGTCACCTGCGGGGCGGCGCCGAGGTCCACGCGGTGGACCGCCGCCGGTTCCGCGACCGCCCGGACGAACGGATCATTGGTGGCCGCGAACGGCTTGAGCCCGACGTCGAGCACGAACAGCCCACCGTCCCCGGTTTCTGCCAGGGCTGTCGGTGCGACGAGCGGGTTGTCGACCGGGAGCAGCGCCTTCTCGGTCCACGCCGGCGTAGTGCTGCGGTCGACCGCGACGAGGTTGCCGTGCAGGTCCTCCGCACCGGACGGCTCCTGCGGGCCGCCGTCGCCGACGACGAGCACGCCGTCGGGGCTCACCAGCAGCGACATCGGCTCGACGACCGTGGTCAGCCCGCGCTCGGACACCGTCGCAACGGCGCCCCCCAGCTTTACGGTGACGATCCGTGGCGGGTCCGGCGTGCCCAGGCCGCTGCCGTGGTGCAGAACGAGCAGGTCACCGTTCAGGTCGACAGCCATGGCGACCGGGGTGACGGGGGTCGGCTGGCCGCCGGATGCGGGGACGGTGAGCGTCGCGACTGCCGTCGCTTGCGCGGCGTCGAACGGCGCCGGGACGGCGAGCAGCGCACCGCGCGAGTCGACCCAGTAGACGGTCTCCGGTGCGCCGCCCACCGCCGGCCGGACCGCGATCGCCCACACTTGGCCGAACGTGCTCATGGGAGCGGTCGGCTGCGGCCTCGGTGGGACGCCCGCGAACCGGTGCGCGCCCGACGGCGAGATCTGCCAGACCCGGCTGGGCAGGGTGACCGGGACATGCGGGATCGCGGCCGGGATGCCGGTATCGCCGACGAAGAAGTCGCCACTGCTCGCGCGGGCCAGGCACCACGGCCGCACCGTCCCCTCCGCGACGACGGTCGACCCGTGCACCTGTGGTCCCTGCCCGACGAGGACCCCGATCGGGGCGAGCTCGTCCGGCCGTGGGACCGCGAACAGCACCCGGCTCCCGTCGTCGACGGCCACCCGGGTCCGGATCAGGCCGGGCGCGTAAAGGTCGAGGTAGGTCCGCAGCCCGGAGCGCAGACCGCGGCCGCGGTGCGCCTGCGCGATCTGGGCGGTGACCCGGCGCTGTTGGTACTCGTCCCAGATCGGCTCCCCTTCGACGGTCGGGAAGCGCAGTGCGACCCATGACGCGAGCCAGGGGAGGAACGTCGCGGGCGTGCGCCAGGGGTCGAAGAGCGTGTCCACCCCGTCGATGACCTCGCTGACGGCCGCGTGCTCATGGTTGCCGTGCGGAAGGGCGACATCGTCCGGGATCCCGGTCAGGACCTTCTCCACGATCCGGAGCCAGCCGCCGACGGACAGCCCCGACGCGGGGTCGTCGTCCTGCCAGACGACGGGCGGAAGGTAGCTGAGGTAGGAGCTCGGCTCGCTCATCGTTGCTCCTACTGCGCCTGCGTGATCGACGTGACGGTGTGGGCGCTTGGGTCGGCGGCGCAGACCAATTCGTAGTCCGTGAGCCGGACGGAAGCCCCGAAGTTGGGCTGCCAGAACGGCCGCGCCTGCGTCGGGTCGGCGCTGCCGACGTAGGGCGGGACACCGGGTTTGATTTGAAGGCTGGAGATGTAGCCGAGATCGGAGGCAGGCATGATCGCTTGGAACAGGTCGGAGCTGAACACGGGCTGTCCGACCTGCCAGCCGGCACCGTCAGCGCCGCCGCGGGTGGGGTGCAGGAAGGCAGTGATCCGGTCGAGGGTCTGGCTGTGCACGGGATCCTTGAACTCGTCCCGCCAGACGACGATCTCGGCACTGACCACGATCGGGCAGTAGCGCGGACCCGTCACCTGCACGTGGGCGCCCACGTCGCGCCGCTGGTCGAGGTAGGCGAGGACCTCGGCGAGCAGCTCCGGGGTCGGCGCGGGTCGGGTCACCGCGGGGCCCTGGTCAGGGACGACGACGACGTTCACATTGCCCGGAGCGCGGATGATCGCGGCATAGGTCCAGGGCGTTCCGTCGATGGCCACCTTCGGGGTCAGGCAACGCGTGATCACGACCTCGTTGCTGGCTTCCCG comes from the Mycobacteriales bacterium genome and includes:
- a CDS encoding phage tail protein codes for the protein MSEPSSYLSYLPPVVWQDDDPASGLSVGGWLRIVEKVLTGIPDDVALPHGNHEHAAVSEVIDGVDTLFDPWRTPATFLPWLASWVALRFPTVEGEPIWDEYQQRRVTAQIAQAHRGRGLRSGLRTYLDLYAPGLIRTRVAVDDGSRVLFAVPRPDELAPIGVLVGQGPQVHGSTVVAEGTVRPWCLARASSGDFFVGDTGIPAAIPHVPVTLPSRVWQISPSGAHRFAGVPPRPQPTAPMSTFGQVWAIAVRPAVGGAPETVYWVDSRGALLAVPAPFDAAQATAVATLTVPASGGQPTPVTPVAMAVDLNGDLLVLHHGSGLGTPDPPRIVTVKLGGAVATVSERGLTTVVEPMSLLVSPDGVLVVGDGGPQEPSGAEDLHGNLVAVDRSTTPAWTEKALLPVDNPLVAPTALAETGDGGLFVLDVGLKPFAATNDPFVRAVAEPAAVHRVDLGAAPQVTRISEPGSMVYPTGMVRDSDRLVICDPGLPAPPSINPVWPRLDPFRFDVVVHFVGDDLPDDPNQRSLLLQRVMANIGDVVEQNRPAHLYWAPITEA